A genomic window from Syngnathus acus unplaced genomic scaffold, fSynAcu1.2, whole genome shotgun sequence includes:
- the LOC119119120 gene encoding glutamate receptor ionotropic, NMDA 1-like produces MRSKRAQYIEFSKPFKYQGLTILVKKEIPRSTLDSFMQPFQSTLWLLVGLSVHVVAVMLYLLDRFSPFGRFKVNSEEEEEDALTLSSAMWFSWGVLLNSGIGEGARRSFSARILGMVWAGFAMIIVASYTANLAAFLVLDRPEERITGINDPRLRNPSDKFIYATVKQSSVDIYFRRQVELSTMYRHLEKHNYESAAEAIQAVRDNKLHAFIWDSAVLEFEASQKCDLVTTGELFFRSGFGIGMRKDSPWKQNVLLAILSSHENGFMEDLDKTWVRYQECDSRSNAPATLTFENMAGVFMLVAGGIVAGIFLIFIEIAYKRHKDARRKQMQLAFAAVNVWRKNLQPYPTDITGQINLSDPSVSTVV; encoded by the exons atgcgctctaagcgcGCTCAGTACATCGAGTTCTCCAAGCCCTTCAAGTACCAGGGCCTCACCATTCTAGTCAAGAAG GAAATCCCTCGCAGCACGCTGGACTCCTTCATGCAGCCTTTCCAGAGCACCTTGTGGCTCCTTGTCGGCCTGTCGGTCCACGTGGTGGCAGTGATGCTCTACCTATTAGACCGATTCAG CCCTTTTGGAAGGTTCAAAGTCAACagcgaagaagaagaagaagacgccCTCACCTTGTCGTCGGCCATGTGGTTCTCCTGGGGAGTCCTTCTCAATTCCGGGATTGGTGAAG GAGCCCGGAGGAGTTTTTCGGCCAGGATCCTGGGAATGGTGTGGGCGGGCTTCGCCATGATCATCGTGGCGTCGTACACGGCCAATCTGGCCGCCTTCCTGGTGCTGGACCGGCCTGAGGAGCGCATCACTGGCATCAACGACCCCAGG CTGCGGAACCCGTCGGACAAGTTCATCTACGCGACGGTGAAACAGAGTTCTGTGGACATTTACTTCCGGCGCCAAGTGGAGCTGAGCACCATGTACCGGCACTTGGAGAAGCACAACTACGAGAGCGCCGCCGAGGCCATCCAGGCTGTTCGAGACAA CAAGCTGCACGCCTTCATCTGGGATAGCGCCGTGCTGGAGTTCGAGGCCTCACAGAAGTGCGACCTGGTGACCACCGGAGAGCTTTTCTTCCGCTCGGGCTTCGGCATCGGGATGAGGAAGGATAGCCCCTGGAAGCAGAACGTGTTGCTCGCCATCCTTAG TTCTCACGAGAACGGCTTCATGGAGGACCTGGACAAGACGTGGGTTCGCTACCAGGAGTGCGACTCCAGGAGCAACGCGCCCGCCACGCTCACCTTTGAAAATATGGCAG GCGTATTCATGCTGGTGGCGGGGGGCATCGTGGCAGGCATCTTTCTCATCTTCATCGAGATCGCCTACAAGCGCCACAAGGACGCCCGTCGCAAGCAGATGCAGTTGGCGTTTGCCGCCGTCAACGTCTGGAGGAAGAACCTGCAG CCGTACCCGACCGACATCACTGGACAGATCAACCTGTCGGATCCGTCCGTCAGCACCGTGGTCTGA
- the LOC119119119 gene encoding coiled-coil domain-containing protein 180-like yields the protein MTHVQQRSLQEVLCVWSSVEAHMKEKKSSVLTFELQVNQCERLRVNKIRPVLRRYCHLLEKINFLPCTNTHMHIHSQATMLNQCLLANRRSAARLLLLLHEEALQQEALLRLQWEESVSQWRRSQAGHMLQEFRLSVASVDVWRLLSEQQTFHEADQNLRQLSQRRCDIVKGLGSLAPPSLSAALVSDWLAQLTAVNQQIDTCHADFLHQLRCHYELMWQDRVSQVKRCQVRG from the exons ATGACGCACGTGCAGCAACGCAGCCTGCAG GAGGTGTTGTGCGTGTGGAGCTCGGTGGAGGCTCACATGAAGGAGAAAAAGTCCAGCGTGTTGACCTTTGAACTGCAAGTCAACCAGTGTGAGCGACTGCGAGTCAACAAG ATCAGACCTGTTCTGCGGAGGTACTGCCACCTGCTGGAGAAGATCAACTTCCTGCCTTGCACCAACACGCATATGCACATCCACAGCCAGGCCACG ATGCTGAATCAGTGCCTGCTGGCCAACCGGCGCAGCGCGGCAcgcctcctgctgctgctgcacgaGGAGGCCCTCCAGCAGGAGGCGCTCTTGCGCTTGCAGTGGGAGGAGTCGGTCAGCCAGTGGAGGCGGAGTCAGGCCGGCCACATGCTCCAAGAGTTCAG gtTGTCGGTGGCAAGCGTGGACGTGTGGCGTCTGCTGTCGGAGCAGCAGACCTTCCACGAAGCGGACCAGAACCTGCGGCAGTTGTCCCAGCGACGCTGCGACATCGTCAAGGGCCTTGG CTCCCTGGCCCCGCCCTCCCTCTCGGCTGCGCTGGTCTCCGATTGGCTGGCGCAACTGACGGCGGTCAATCAACAGATCG ACACGTGTCACGCCGACTTCCTTCATCAGCTGCGTTGTCATTACGAGCTGATGTGGCAGGATCGCGTGTCCCAAGTCAAGCGTTGCCAGGTCAGGGGctaa
- the LOC119119118 gene encoding coiled-coil domain-containing protein 180-like, with translation MRALASLWEKHFSVLRGREEDVQRRLDQLQLTHERHVQRKKVFLDELLAALRQESSEVALKSSLEQTIIYLRDIRNSCCECVTDQCAVLDRLPRTVADELLEFGRLLGNFFRLFASFAPSAEDLKKLPPVSDVIASDTQEGRQEGGTREEEEPIGCRDDAAHEEISDSLAEAESSLLELYDLSGKG, from the exons ATGAGGGCCCTGGCGTCGCTGTGGGAAAAGCACTTCAGCGTCCTGCGGGGGCGAGAGGAGGACGTCCAGCGGCGCTTGGACCAACTGCAACTAACGCACGAGCGACACGTGCAG aggaagaaggtGTTCCTGGACGAGCTCCTGGCCGCGCTTCGTCAGGAGAGCAGCGAAGTGGCCTTGAAGTCGTCGCTGGAGCAAACCATCATCTACCTGCGCGACATCAGGAACAG CTGCTGCGAGTGTGTGACGGACCAGTGCGCCGTGTTGGACCGCCTCCCCCGCACTGTCGCCGATGAGCTTCTGGAGTTCGGCCGACTCCTTGGCAACTTCTTCCGCCTCTTCGCCTCCTTTGCTCCT AGTGCAGAAGACCTGAAGAAGCTGCCGCCAGTCAGTGACGTCATCGCCAGCGACACTCAAG AGGGTCGTCAAGAGGGCGGGAcgagagaggaggaagagccaaTCGGCTGTCGGGATGACGCGGCACACGAGGAGATTTCCGATTCGCTGGCCGAG GCTGAGTCGTCTCTTCTGGAGCTGTACGACCTCAGCggcaagggttag